A region of the Silene latifolia isolate original U9 population chromosome 9, ASM4854445v1, whole genome shotgun sequence genome:
AGTAGTTTTTGGCCCGGATAATCGTGTGTATTTCATCGAAACTGGTGTTGATGAGCCTGAAACAACGTGTTCCCCAGCTGGAAACCGCTATGTGGAGGTCTACGCACTGGACTTTGAGGGTATCAACCTTGATTTGATACCACGTTCATTAATGAAACAGAAGCAGATTGGGCATGATGAAGACGAAGATGAGACGACTAAGGTTAAGTTGTCTAGTATATGGGGAACGTGTTTTTTCGAAGGTCCGGCTTTTGATGAAAATCTACATGTACTCGGTGCAATTGCTATGTAAATAACATTGTAATACTTCCTCTTAAGTTTAGTTATATTTGAATTTAGTAACCTCACTAATTTGGGAGCTCGATTGATCTAGCTAATAATGAAGCTCTTGCCACGGACAGTTTATGAGACTTTAGGCTGGGATTCTGGTATACGCGAACTGCATTACCTTGCTGTCTTTTTTATATTCGAGTCAGCACTTGATTGGATGAAGTCGTTAATTTGGCCTACTTCCTCATCTTGAGGAATGGCATTAGTCAGGTAGCTGGCTTCTTTTCCTTCGTAAATCTGGTAACAACTTGTCAAGTAATCGATTATTTGGAATCATTCCGCAAAATATGGTGGTTTGAAGTCATTGATCTCACTGACTTATCAAAAATTAAACTTAGCTGAACTGTATAGTTCGATCCACCTCAACTTGTCTTGAAAAAATCTTTCGTTTTTGCGTTTCATACTTCCATCGAGATTTACCATCATCAACGACATCAGTAAGCAACACATTTTTCTAAGCAGCATACCTTGGTGCCACTCATTTTGTCCAAGACTGAACTAACTCTCTAATCGTTCGTGTCTTACGGGAGCGTATTGGAAATAATTCCTAAACCAAGTCGGGTTTCCGTGTTGCAAGACTTTCCTAACGTCTTATACACTTCCTATTTGGAAATATTTGTATTAGATAGGTAACTCTAAATGTTCTGGGTGCAATTGCTATGTAAATAAGTTTAGTTATATAGAGTTTGCATCGTCTTGCAGATGCGATACTTTGTCGTCGTTGAGTCAATACTGAGCTACCTGACTTGTTAACATTTGTAATGAATTACAGGATTTACAGCCATGAATAATACAGCCTGTATTTCTAAATGACAATGAGGAATGAGAGATGAATGGTAATCCTAGGTCCGGCACAATATAAGATGAATGGTTGTATTTTGTTGGCACATAAAACTTGCATGAATCAAATAAATAATTCTTTTATCTGACATTGTCTTTAAGGGACCTAAATTTACATGGTGCAACAATCGTAAGGGTAATGCTCGTATTTATGAAAGACTTGATAAAGCCTTGGGTTCTTCGGATTGGTGCTTCATTTATCCTAACACTGGTATTACTCATCTTCCTATTCAATGTTCGGATCATGCACCTATCATTCTTGACACTGAGTTATTTGGTATTAAAAGGAAGTCTTCGTATAAGGTTGAAGCCTGGTGTTTAGACTACGATGAATGTAATTCTATTGTAAGTCGAGAATGGTGCAAGATGGACAGAGGTTCTCCCTCTTTTAGAGTTCTTTGCAAAATTAAACGTGTTAGGCGTTTTTTAAAAAATTGGACCTTAAACAAACGAAAAGAATGCCAACAAAAGTGGACTGATTTTGATGACAATCTTTCATCTGAGTTGGAGGACATTTTCCAAGGTAATAACGAGGAATCATATGATATTTGCCATGCTGAGTATTTGGAATTTAATAAGGCCGCATCACAATATTGGAAACAAAGGGCTAAGGTGCATTGGTTACGCGAGGGTGATGCTTGTACGAAATTTTTCTTCAATTCGGTTAAGGAAAGATATAATAGGAATATATTCTGGCTGTCAAAGATAACGGAGTATGGTGTTTTGACGAGGGAGGTATTACTGGTGTTTTTGGTAATTATTTTATGGATCATTTTGAATCAAATTTGATCCATGAACCCTTCCAGACATATCTTGCCAAGCATGGACATTTATTTTCCCTTATTAAACACAGACTTCATAGTGATCAAATGGATTATTTGGGTAAGCCTTTTACTCGAAAAGAGGTTAGGACGGCTGTCTTCCAAATGAGTCCGAATAAATCACCTGGTCCTGATGGTATGCCTGCTATTTTGTATCAAAAGCATTGGTGTCATATTACGAATGACGTCACTGAGGCTGTTCTCTCCATACTTAATTCTGGTAATGTTCTAAAGGAATTTAATAGAACTTCTGTTGTCCTTATTCCCAAAACAAGTGCCCCAGAGACGGTACGGGACTATCGACCAATAAGCTTATATAACGTTATTATGAAAATTGTCACTAAATGCATCTCTAATAGGCTGAAGACTCTTATGCTTCACCTTGTTGGAGAAAGATataattgttggagttagtgtcctccacaataatgagatttattatgttaacgcactattgtggaggacactaactccaacaatctcctacttgtccgacacaaggtgtacgctaccaattctcttgtccgttttaatctcccactcaatgcaaggtgtctttcaggtcgcacttgcacatgaacacatcgcgagtggttttctcgatcgggagtgtgactacctgaccggaaaaatctctcacagattaatttcgagcgtggccacgcatttgtagtcattaactcctcgagtggccttgagatatagttacccaacgtgggtggacaattcctgtatgccctatctatcctattgcacaatacagctcaccatgacctagtaaatgcccttttggcctcttttcacggcacgacctaggacaaaaaccaaagtcactcggaaactgcacctgctcagataatagtctccagtcaaaagaatcgactcattagaacatcttaaaGATCCCCGCcatgaccaggcgtctataaaagaacttagggactctctaaatggtcactgtccggcaaagtgtcacacactctgcctatgtaattagacctggcaaatcgggttaacgggtcgggttcgggttcgggtcagGCCATTTCGGGTCGGACCATTTCaggtttctcaaattttcgggttAGCTCGGGTCGGGCCGGGTCATTTCGGATTCCGGGTCTGTTTCGCGTTTGTTtgtcgggtctatttcgggtcaagcgggtcgggttattttgggtcaggtcattttcgggtcaataattaagagagaaaaaggcatttcaagtcttttggggtcaattagagttatattttgtcgggtcattttcgggttgagtggtttcgggtcgggcatttcgggtcgggtcttttacgggtccatgaaagctcgggtcattttcgggtcgggtcgggtcaattcggacttcgggtgtcattcgggtgcggcagttcgggtcgatttcgggtctcgggtcaaccttttcgggtcgggtcaatcgggccgggttgattttgccaggtctatatgtaatcgaccagtcatcatatatgaccttatggtgttgaacaaccatcaatcgactcacaagctagtcactccgagacgtcacctcattaagtgactagggacaaaatacaatgttcatcttattcaattgaatagtgttcaacattgtctccacaacttattcagataaacaaggtattctatgttttcagtcaaactgaataattgagttcttaaagaaactctaacaatgaatgcgatcatcacttatgtaaatatcaatactctatccaatatttacataacgatcttcaatTAAGGTATCtttgctcaatcacattgagatgacataaccatcatgtctaccttatgccaacgactttggttagaggattagcaacagttgcatcactctaatttccattgctattttcctttgttctatgcaatcttttcatcacatagagcctttctaagtacatgtctaaacaagtgtttagactctggttctaaagccagtcaaacactcccactgttttcacagtctcttgggatacgatattcggctaacagaactactctagtcccattaaattccggttatcaactatctcttttacaacatcggatgttgtaatgtacttagctttcgttcatgatttatacgtataacacttatacatacacatccttcatatgacatcttttatgtatgactcctcatacatgtttgctttatacatgtataacttcttatacatatatgtataacttcttatacatattttatgcacatagcactcttacatgctaaccattccttaacgtggcccataacatcttataagcataggaatgctatcgtgtaacccttttacacgaaattcataaattcctccaatcaagagtaaatcctcagtgcttctcaagtactcaaggatgctcttgataatcatctagtgacactcactagaaaatgattggtaattacttctcatattctcaacatgataagtcccgacgagagaagcttttagcatatttaatagatcctgcagcggaagcacaagagataatatttattgttcaacaacttgaacgagtcaagaatcttatcacataagtctcttgactataatgctaatatccatagagatctatctcattagatccggatatttaatatgcgccatgctactctcaaatattcacccgagaatatttctagtcactaatatgtcaaacacatattttagactaagaaactcactttagctcccactaaactccatgtatcatcatggtacctcgacactcgagtaataccattttgatagactacatgattgaacccaaagttccaactctttgacgtatatagatcacaaagggatctttcaagcatgctaggcttcttagcattgacaacattaacaaaacttctcccttcaaaAGATACATTCAAGGaaaagtttcgttatccttttgcctaaactcatcctcatgagaggctatattgctaagaccatacgaattgataaaggcatttggggtgtcacaaattctctataacaagcccaaattttaaacatcttatgtaacctttatgacaagatcaaggtaaccaaccaaagtattcaccttaaatcaagtctcgaaaacatctcgtgtttccttccttatcgcatcatGTGCAAGAAGATCAATTCGAactgcatggtgacacgccatcacatagagttcatactatagaaaagcctttgatgagggtttaagattcttcactaaagtaacgcaatattatcgcaaaattatctccttataatcaCTGAGctacaataaagaacgtcttcttgcattgtactcaccattgagcctcaataaagaacgtcttcttgcattgtactcagtttgtgggtcttggacttccgtaagttcaaaatttctcccactctgtcttccagaaaatgaaaatctttctggaaagacagtattatgagccacaaactctttgttctcgttttggaggagtaaaaaccaagtggttcaatttcggataaccctcacaaattggttctgaacataaacatttatgatcccaaatgtataaaaagacaagttagggactctccctatccatatctcatatggagtcatttaggctattatagtcgggttttaaacttttagtgagaaaatagcttacaaaaattgcgaaaaacctcaaactatatctcataaagttcggtttatatacttgactacaccatgtccatactctatggtgtcccaaggagaaggtattatgtgaactggttcacaatcttcttagtgattatcaaggtcattacttgatattacccatttgatcttcaaagtcatcactttgaaacttccgatcaacatcttgatcttgacgtgcttttggtttactacttcattttgaaaatattccacgtttcaaaaaatcacttttatgtcttattaaatagatatgaggttttcatatctacttaacattacggtaaaagtaaccaagtatgtatattaccaactatcagccttacacatccgtatgtatatggtcaatcacctcactattgtgtttcttttctgcaaaagaaaaacataatacatgcacacataccataagactcacaatcaaatggttgttcaatgtgcttttcgtttactcgtttgaaacgaatttacttgaggtttgatcaattgagtTCAACGGATTAGAAACTTTAAAATCTACTAGATagtatttagttttcgtgaagaatgtaaaattcctctaacttaagtggtctaaaccaaccaccaagttatcataggagtaggtacaacattttgttttaaatcacataagtgatgccttctatgtataaacatagatgattacattcttttaaaaccaaatttaggtacatttgtccccatcgaaatcattgctaatttagcaccatttcgatacaaaatgtcctatgctagacgtcttacgttttatcaattcatgtaaacttctttacaaagaaatgacccgtacttggtatctcataccaagatagtggaactagcctatccattgagtagatgtctctttcaactttgttctatcgcatacatctagggttgattcttcttgactcccactcactttcacattcctctttgcttcaatcaatcaaaaatgaatcttatgaagacctctcttcatgtcattgtaatattttatacacttagtaagagtgaattactataaagtgagtgtaacatgtggtaaatctcaacttcttgcgaaattggactacctaaccgttcaattgtcatcatatgcctaaacgccttagcgcataaacaatcgatttggcctttctcgaagtgagccatttgacggtatcatattggagtattctttgtgttttgaaaactcttttcgcaaacatttaaattacacttgagtaattaaattaatatgtcatcatcatgacggaggtgtcacttccaaaatcaagactctcttgataaaatgtgacttccttttaaactcgtaatatgagtttgcaa
Encoded here:
- the LOC141600747 gene encoding uncharacterized protein LOC141600747; the protein is MCQSSLPVVFGPDNRVYFIETGVDEPETTCSPAGNRYVEVYALDFEGINLDLIPRSLMKQKQIGHDEDEDETTKVKLSSIWGTCFFEGPAFDENLHGPKFTWCNNRKGNARIYERLDKALGSSDWCFIYPNTGITHLPIQCSDHAPIILDTELFGIKRKSSYKVEAWCLDYDECNSIVSREWCKMDRGSPSFRVLCKIKRVRRFLKNWTLNKRKECQQKWTDFDDNLSSELEDIFQGNNEESYDICHAEYLEFNKAASQYWKQRAKVHWLREGDACTKFFFNSVKERYNRNIFWLSKITEYGVLTREVLLVFLTYLAKHGHLFSLIKHRLHSDQMDYLGKPFTRKEVRTAVFQMSPNKSPGPDGMPAILYQKHWCHITNDVTEAVLSILNSGNVLKEFNRTSVVLIPKTSAPETVRDYRPISLYNVIMKIVTKCISNRLKTLMLHLVGERYNCWS